GTAGTTATATTTTTCACTATTACCGATATGTTTCGTATAAAAATCCCAATGTTTTTGCTGAAACAAATCCATTTCACTCTTAAGGTCGGATTCAATTTCCCTGGGTGATAATGCGTTTATTTGGGATTTATTTCTTTTTATAATTCTCCAATGATCGGGATGAACCAATTCGCAAACAAGGGGAGAATGGCTTGTAATTATAATCTGCATGTCTTCAGAATAATCGATCAAATACTTGATTATTTTTTTTAATGTTTTATAATCGAGTCCATTTTCAATTTCGTCTATAAGAATCAATGAAGGTGTCATTTTTACTCCGCTAATTTCAAATGGTATTTTGGGCGATAATAAAATATTGAGAGCTCGATATATACCATCCGACCATTGAGTTTGTATAATATCTTTTACCATATTATTTTCACTTATTACCATCATCGGAAATATTACATTTTCAAATTTTGCTTCCCTGAATGAAAAATCTTTTATAAAGCTGAATAAATCCTTAAGTTCCATTAGTATTTCTCTATATTCATCCGGATATGACTTCTTCCATGTCTGCATGACGGAAGCAATATTTGACCATTCCTCATTTGGTATAACTGAATCCGGCTGATTCGTTATCGTTCTGCTTTTTATCGCTGAAATAAGCACTATTCGCTGAAAGAAATTCCTTACGAGACTGATGGTAAAAAAACCGGATTCCGTTATGGAAGATATGGCCGAAATATATTCAGAAATATAAAAATCCTTTATTTCTTTTTTCTCTTTTTCATTAAATAAAATATTTTCTTTTTCTTTGGAAGAAAATATCGTAGTATCGTTCCGTATTATCTCTTCGATATATTTGTTTTTTTTCTGGCCATTTGGAAATATTTCTATATTATAGCATATTTTATCCTCTGGGATAGAATTAAGTAAAGTAAAATTAAAAGTTGCTTTTAAGTGTGTAGAAATAATTTTAGGATTTTCCGAGACCAACTTTGAAAAAAATGCAATTGCCCGCAATGATCTTGATTTACCCTGTGCATTGTCTCCAATGAGGAGATTAAAATCATCAAGTTCGATATTATTTAATTGAAATTCTATATTTTTCGTGTCTTCTTCAATTATATTAAAATTTAGCAATTTTATTCTGTTTTCCATATTGATTTCCTAGAATTTACCTATTACTATATAGATTATACAAGATTAAGAATAAATCAATTTTTTGTCAATTAAAAAGGGTATCGTTTTATCCTGCAAAAAGCTATAACATTCATGGATATTTGCAATGATTGTATAGATCTATGCTATTTATTGTCCGACTTTAACCCTTTTAATTATTATTGAGTATTCAGTGTATTATAATCATATATTTATTAATTCCCCCCTATCGCATCAGCCGTTGTAAAAGCGTGAGCTTCTCGTTGTTCCATGTCTTCCAGTCGTCTCCGTATATGCCGCCCGTGTCACCGGAATTGGGGTTGACGCACCAGTAGAAGCTGCTCGTGATCCCTTTGTTGATGAGATAGGAGACAAAGGTGTCCTGCCAGAGTTTGTCGTTCTGGGAAGAATCGGAACTCGTCGTGTAGTGGCCCCCGTATTCGCCGACGACCACGGCATACCCTTCCCCTACCAGGTGGCCGAAGAGGGTGTCCCAGATTCCCGGCATGTTGTTCGGATAATTGGAGGCGCTGAAGTAATCCATTCTCGCGACGCTCGGGCCGTAGGAATGCGGGCTGAAAACGAGCCGGTCGGATGGAATCCCGGAAATGTTGCCCGCTTCGTAGAGGTTCTGTCCCCAATTCGCGCCGTATCCGCCCGTGGCCGAGTTGTTGCCCACGCCCTCGACCCATATCGTCACATTCGGATTGACACTCAGGACTGCCTGAGCGCCCTGCGACGCAAGGCTTGCCCATTCGGAATAGGTGAGGCCGTAGGGTTCGTTGCAAAGGTCGATTCCCACCACGTTGGTATAGGTCTTCGACAGGGTCGCGAGCGATTTCAGGTCGTTCTGCCAGCTCGAAAGCGAGTATCCGGAACAGCCGATGGGGGTTCCCGGCAGACCGCTTCCGAGTGACGATGGGCTGCATGTATGAAAATCGAGGAGCACGTACATGCCCGCGGCCTGCGTACGCTCGAGGGTGTATTCCAGCGCGGCCCTGCCGTCCCTGT
The Spirochaetales bacterium genome window above contains:
- a CDS encoding ATP-binding protein; this encodes MENRIKLLNFNIIEEDTKNIEFQLNNIELDDFNLLIGDNAQGKSRSLRAIAFFSKLVSENPKIISTHLKATFNFTLLNSIPEDKICYNIEIFPNGQKKNKYIEEIIRNDTTIFSSKEKENILFNEKEKKEIKDFYISEYISAISSITESGFFTISLVRNFFQRIVLISAIKSRTITNQPDSVIPNEEWSNIASVMQTWKKSYPDEYREILMELKDLFSFIKDFSFREAKFENVIFPMMVISENNMVKDIIQTQWSDGIYRALNILLSPKIPFEISGVKMTPSLILIDEIENGLDYKTLKKIIKYLIDYSEDMQIIITSHSPLVCELVHPDHWRIIKRNKSQINALSPREIESDLKSEMDLFQQKHWDFYTKHIGNSEKYNY
- a CDS encoding cellulase family glycosylhydrolase codes for the protein MKDKKSRITTLICIFMFTAIASLPLYSQSCGDVNNSGSVDIVDALLVAQYYVGMNPSVFYESTADVNASGSIDIVDALRIAQYYVGIVSSLECSTQTSPPQTNPPQTNPPAQTSAPGTGTVYSVSGGRLMKDGSQLRLYGLNWFGMETSDHVLHGLWTGRQLDDFLSDFTGKGFNALRLPLSPEVINAGYAIDSGPYSGADCEAICDRDGRAALEYTLERTQAAGMYVLLDFHTCSPSSLGSGLPGTPIGCSGYSLSSWQNDLKSLATLSKTYTNVVGIDLCNEPYGLTYSEWASLASQGAQAVLSVNPNVTIWVEGVGNNSATGGYGANWGQNLYEAGNISGIPSDRLVFSPHSYGPSVARMDYFSASNYPNNMPGIWDTLFGHLVGEGYAVVVGEYGGHYTTSSDSSQNDKLWQDTFVSYLINKGITSSFYWCVNPNSGDTGGIYGDDWKTWNNEKLTLLQRLMR